ACCGTGCAGCTTGAGGTCACCCTCGAGCAGGTCCTCGACGCCCACCGTCAGCTCTGCCATGGCGTCGGGTCTAGGGGTCGCGTCGACGGAAGCCGTTGGCGCGCACGCACAGGTGTCCGTCGGGGTCGAGAGGGTTGCCGCAGAACGGACATGGCGGGCGGCCGGCCTCGATGACCCGGGCCGAGCGCTGCACGAACGCACGGGCCATGCCGGCGCCCAGCCGGACCAGGAAGATCTCCTCGGGCTCGGGCTCCTCCAGGTCCTCGTCGAGTTGCTCGGGCGAGACGACGGCGGCCTCGGTGTAGGGGAAGACCTCGATCACGATCCGCTCGTCGTTGGGGTCCCACGACAGCGTCATGGTGCCGGCGCGGAACTCCTCCTCGATCGGCTGCTCGAGCGGGTGGTCGTCGTCGAGGTCGAGCGGCGCGACCGCGGGGATGAGCCCCTGGGTGTCCTCGGTCGTCATCAGCTCGTCGAGCAGCTCGTCGACGCGTTCGACGAGCGCGGCGACCTGCTGCTTCTCGAGGGCGACTGTGACCAGCTTCGGTCCGGTGCGCGCCTGCAGGAAGAACGTGCGCTGGCCGGGCAGGCCGACCGTGCCCACGACGAAGCGGTCGGGTGGGTCGAAGGAGTGCACGACAGGCATGTCGCCCACCCTATGACTGTGTCCCAGCCGGGGTCGGGCCCGCTCCCCCACCGACGGTGGCGTCTGTGCTCACCTTGCGCCGGGAGCGCTTCGTTGGCTTCGGTGGCTTGAGCCACGAGAGGTCTCCGGCGTGGGTGTTGCTGGCCAGGACGTAGGGCCGGGCGTCGGTGTACCTGATGATGCTGACCGACGCGGGGTCGACGACGATCCGCTGGAACTGGTCGAGGTGCGTGCCGAGGGCGTCGGCCAGGATCGACTTGATGATGTCGCCATGGCTCACGGCGACCCAGACGGCGTCGTCCCCGTGCTCGTCACGGATCTGCGCGTCGCGACGTCGTACGGCGGCTACGGCCCGGTCCTGCATGGCTCGCATCGACTCGCCACCCGGGAAGGCCGCGGCCGAGGGCTGCTGCTGGACGAGCTTCCACAGCGGTTCCTTGACGAGGTCCTTCAGGGCGCGGCCCTGCCAGTCCCCGTAGTCACACTCGGTCAGCTTCGACTCGCGGCTGGCCTTCAACGCGTCCGGGTGGGCCTTCACGATCGCGGCAGCCGTCTGGCGGCAGCGCTCGAGTGGGCTGGTCACCACCGCCCGCAACGGCACGGCGGCCAGCCGCTCGCCAGTCGTGCGCGCCTGCTCCTCGCCGGCCTCGTCGAGGAGTACGCCGGGCGTGCGGCCCGCCAGCACCCCGCTGGCGTTGGCCGTCGTACGGCCGTGTCGGACGAGGATCACGGTTGCCATGGCGGCGACTGTAGCCGGGAGAGCACGGGGGCTAGCCTGCGTGCTGTGATCGTCGACAACGCCCTGTACCGCGACGGAGTCCGGGTCCCGGTCGACTGCGAGATCGCCGACCTGGCCGCAATGCGCGAGCGCATCAGCCCGGGAGACTTCGTGTGGGTCGGCCTGCACGAGCCCACCGCCGACGAGATGCAGGAAGTCGCTGCGGCGTTCGACCTCCACCCGCTTTCGGTCGAGGACGCGCTGAACGCCCACCAGCGGCCCAAGCTCGAGCGCTACGACGACAGCCTGTTCCTCATCCTCAAGACGCTCTGGTACGTCGACGAGGACGACGCCGTCGAGACCGGCGAGATCAGCCTGTTCGTCGGTGACGACTTCGTGGTCTCCGTGCGGCACGGCACGGGCGGTGACCTCCACGCCGCCCGGCTGGGGCTGGAACAACGGCAGAAGGTGCTGATGCACGGTCCGTCGGCGGTCGTCTACGCGGTGTGCGACCAGGTGGTCGACCACTACGAAGAGGTCGCCGAGTGCCTCACCGAGGACGTCGACGAGGTCGAGGAGTCCGTGTTCAGCACCGACCGCACAAAGGACGCCGCCCGCATCTACGTGCTGAAGCGCGAGCTCGCAGAGGTACGGCGCGCCGTACTGCCGCTGCGTGACCCGATCGGCCGCTTCACCGGCGGCATGGTGCGCGGCATGGACCCCGAGGCTGGTCCGTACTTCCGTGACGTTGGCGACCACCTCTCGCGGGTCTCCGACACGATCGACGCGCTCGACCTGCTGCTGTCGACTGCCTTCGACGCGCACCTCGCGCAGATCTCGGTGCAGCAGAACGACGACATGCGCAAGATCTCGGCGGGCGCCGCGCTGATCGTCGTGCCGACACTCATCGCGGGCGTCTACGGCATGAACTTCGACCATATGCCCGAGCTGCACTGGACCTACGGCTACGCGTTCGCCGTCGCCCTGATGCTGGGTAGCTCCGCCGGCCTGCTCTGGCTGTTCAAGCGCTCCGGGTGGTTGTAACGGCTCAGGCCGTCAGCACGCCGGTCGCCAGCAGGATCAGCGTGGCCGCGCCGAGCGCGATCCGGTAGAGGACGAACGGCGTGTAGGACTTCGTCGAGACGTAGCGCAGCAGCCAGGCGATCGCCGCGTAGCCCACGACGAACGACACGACCGTCGCGACGATGGTCGGTCCCCAGCCATAGGTGTTGTCGCCGTTCGGGATCTCCTTGAGCTCGAAGAGCCCCGCCCCGACGACCGCGGGGATCGCCAGTAGGAACGCGTAGCGGGTCGCCGCCTCGCGCTCGAAGCCGAGGAACCGGCCCATCGAGATCGTCGCGCCGCTGCGGGACACGCCGGGGATGAGCGCCAGCGCCTGGGCCGCGCCCATCAGGATCGCGTCGCGCAGCGTCAGGTCCTTCATCTGCTTGTCGTCGGCGCTCGTGCGGTCGGCGATGCCGAGCACGATGCCGAGCACGATCAGCGTGCAGCCGATGATCCAAAGGTTGCGGAAGTCGCGCTCGATGACGTCCTTGAGGAGCACACCGAGTACGACGATCGGCAGCGAGCCGATGATGATGAACCAGCCCATCCGGGCGTCGAAGTGGCCGCGGTACTCCGGCTTGAAGAGCGAGACCACCCACGTCGACCCGATCCGCCAGATGTCCTTGCGGAAGTAGATGAGCACGGCCAGCTCGGTGCCGATCTGGATCACTGCCGTGAACGCCGCGCCCGGGTCGCCCCAGCCGAAGAGCTCGGGGAAGATCCGCAGGTGGGCGCTGCTGGAGATGGGCAGGAACTCGGTCAGGCCCTGGATGACACCGAGCACCACGGCCTTGAGGAGATCGAACACGGCGCAAAGCCTACGGGGGCTCCCGCCCGGTCTGACGAATCGGCAGCGCGCGGGCATCGGCGTGGCGCCGGGCCGGGTGCTCGGTGGTCGGCGAACGGGTCGCTAGCGTGGCGCCATGCAACAGCGCTCAATGGGCTCGACAGGGCTCAAGGTCTCCCGGCTCGGCCTCGGCACGATGACCTGGGGACGTGACACCGACGAGCACGAGGCCCGCGACCAGCTGATCTCCTTCGCCGAGGCGGGCGGCACCCTGGTCGACACCGCGGCGGGCTACGGCGACGGCGCGTCGGAGGAGCTGATCGGCACCCTCATCGGCGACGTGGTCGCCCGCGACGAGATCGTGCTGGCCACCAAGGCCGGCATCTCCCGGCGCACCGGCGAGCGGGTCACCGACACCTCGCGGGGCCATCTGCTCACCTGCCTCGACGCGTCGCTGCGTCGGCTCAAGGTCGACCACGTGGACCTGTGGCAGGTGCACGTCTGGACCGACGAGACGCCGGTCGAGGAGACGCTGAGCGCGCTCGACCTCGCGGTGGCCACCGGCCGCGCGTCGTACGTCGGGATCTCGAACTACTCCGGCTGGCAGACTGCGCAGGCGGCCACCTGGCAGCGCGCGGTGCCGGGGCGCACTCCGCTGGCGTCGACGCAGGTGGAGTACTCCCTGCTCAACCGGGCCATCGAGCACGAGGTCGTCCCCGCCGCTGCGGCCCTGGGCCTCGGCGTACTCCCCTGGTCGCCGTTGGGACGCGGCGTGCTCACCGGCAAGTACCGCAACGGCACGCCGTCTGACTCGCGCGGCGCCTCGCCGCACTTCGCGAACTTCGTCGGCAACTACCTCGACGAGCGTGGCCGCAGCATCGTCGAAGCGGTCTGTCGCGCCGCCGAAGGACTCGGTTGGAGCCCACTCGAGGTCGCGCTGGTGTGGGTGCGGGACCGACCAGGGGTCACCGCGCCCATCGTCGGTGCCCGCACCGCCAGCCAACTGTCAGGCGCCCTGGGAGCGGAGGAGCTGGTCCTGCCCACCGAGATCGTCGACGCACTCGACGACGTCTCTGGAGAATGAGGCCATGAGCCGCGCCCACCGCCGCCCGCCCACGACCCGTGGGGTGGAGTGGGAGTTCCAGAAGGTGACGTTCTCCCGTGAGTTCCCGCGCGGCGTCGTGACCAAGTTGCTCGGAGAACGGGCCGAGCACGGTGGCTGGGAACTCGACCGCGTGCGCATCGGCCCCGACGGCACCCGGCGCGTGGTGTTGCGACGCAAGATCATCCGGCAGCGGCTGACGCTGTCGATGTGAGTCACATCTGCCTCAGGAGTTGCGGCGCGGTTGCGGTTTGGTCCCAAACCGCAACCGAAACGGTTCAGAGCATGCGGTTTGTGACCAATCCTGGAGGGTGCCGAGCACCCTGGCCCTGACGACTGCATGCTGCGGTTTGGTCCCAAACCGCAAGTCGAGCGGGATCAGGCATGCGGTTTGTGGCCAAACCGCAACCCTCAGACGTCGTCGAGGAACCGGTCGAAGACCCGTGCGCCGAACTCCAGCGCATCTACGGGCACCCGCTCGTCGACGCCGTGGAACAGCGCGGTGAAGTCGAGATCTGACGGCAGCCGCAGCGGCGCGAACCCGTAGGACCGCATGCCCAGCTTGTTGAAGTGCTTGGCGTCGGTGCCACCGCTCATCGTGTACGGCGCAACGATGGCGTCGGGGTCTTCGGCGATGATCGAGCGGGTCATCGCATCGACCAGGCTGCCGTCGTACGGCGTCTCCCAGGGCGGCTGGTGCGAGAGGAAGTCGATCGAGATGTTCTCGCCGCACAGCTCGGCCAGGGTCGCGAAGAACTCGTCCTCGTAGCCCGGCAGGAACCGGCCGTCGACGTGCGCGCTGGCCTCGGTCGGGATGACGTTGACCTTGTAGCCGGCGTCGAGCTGGGTCGGGTTGGCGGTGTTGCGGATGACCGCGCCGAGCATCCGGGAGGCGTCGCCGAACTCCTCGATCAGCGCCTCGGCGTTCTCGGGCGTGGCGGTCGTTCCGGCGAGCGACGCCACCGACGCCAGCAGCACCTCCATGGTGGGGGTGAGCCGCACCGGCCACTGGTAGGCGCCGATCCGCGCGACCGCGCCGGCGAGCTCGGTCACGGCGTTGTCGCGGTTGATCATGGAGCCGTGGCCCGCCCGGCCGCGTGCGGTCAGCTTCATCCAGGCCATGCCCTTCTCGGCGGCCTCGATCAGGTAGACGCGTTTGCCACGCACGGTGGTGCTGAAGCCGCCCACCTCGCCGACCGCCTCAGTACAGTCCGCCAGTTCGTCGGCCAGGTCCTCGATCAGTGCCTCGGCGCCGTTGTGGCCCCCGGCCTCCTCATCGGCGGTGAACGCCAGCACGATCGGCCGGTCGGGCACCCGGCCCGCACGCGCCCTGGCCCTCACGACCGAAAGCAGCATCGCGTCGAAGTCCTTCATGTCGACCGCGCCGCGTCCCCAGACGTAGCCGTCGCGCACCTCA
This is a stretch of genomic DNA from Nocardioides sp. InS609-2. It encodes these proteins:
- a CDS encoding DUF3090 domain-containing protein, which translates into the protein MPVVHSFDPPDRFVVGTVGLPGQRTFFLQARTGPKLVTVALEKQQVAALVERVDELLDELMTTEDTQGLIPAVAPLDLDDDHPLEQPIEEEFRAGTMTLSWDPNDERIVIEVFPYTEAAVVSPEQLDEDLEEPEPEEIFLVRLGAGMARAFVQRSARVIEAGRPPCPFCGNPLDPDGHLCVRANGFRRRDP
- a CDS encoding histidine phosphatase family protein, giving the protein MATVILVRHGRTTANASGVLAGRTPGVLLDEAGEEQARTTGERLAAVPLRAVVTSPLERCRQTAAAIVKAHPDALKASRESKLTECDYGDWQGRALKDLVKEPLWKLVQQQPSAAAFPGGESMRAMQDRAVAAVRRRDAQIRDEHGDDAVWVAVSHGDIIKSILADALGTHLDQFQRIVVDPASVSIIRYTDARPYVLASNTHAGDLSWLKPPKPTKRSRRKVSTDATVGGGAGPTPAGTQS
- the corA gene encoding magnesium/cobalt transporter CorA; protein product: MIVDNALYRDGVRVPVDCEIADLAAMRERISPGDFVWVGLHEPTADEMQEVAAAFDLHPLSVEDALNAHQRPKLERYDDSLFLILKTLWYVDEDDAVETGEISLFVGDDFVVSVRHGTGGDLHAARLGLEQRQKVLMHGPSAVVYAVCDQVVDHYEEVAECLTEDVDEVEESVFSTDRTKDAARIYVLKRELAEVRRAVLPLRDPIGRFTGGMVRGMDPEAGPYFRDVGDHLSRVSDTIDALDLLLSTAFDAHLAQISVQQNDDMRKISAGAALIVVPTLIAGVYGMNFDHMPELHWTYGYAFAVALMLGSSAGLLWLFKRSGWL
- a CDS encoding undecaprenyl-diphosphate phosphatase; this encodes MFDLLKAVVLGVIQGLTEFLPISSSAHLRIFPELFGWGDPGAAFTAVIQIGTELAVLIYFRKDIWRIGSTWVVSLFKPEYRGHFDARMGWFIIIGSLPIVVLGVLLKDVIERDFRNLWIIGCTLIVLGIVLGIADRTSADDKQMKDLTLRDAILMGAAQALALIPGVSRSGATISMGRFLGFEREAATRYAFLLAIPAVVGAGLFELKEIPNGDNTYGWGPTIVATVVSFVVGYAAIAWLLRYVSTKSYTPFVLYRIALGAATLILLATGVLTA
- a CDS encoding aldo/keto reductase; the protein is MQQRSMGSTGLKVSRLGLGTMTWGRDTDEHEARDQLISFAEAGGTLVDTAAGYGDGASEELIGTLIGDVVARDEIVLATKAGISRRTGERVTDTSRGHLLTCLDASLRRLKVDHVDLWQVHVWTDETPVEETLSALDLAVATGRASYVGISNYSGWQTAQAATWQRAVPGRTPLASTQVEYSLLNRAIEHEVVPAAAALGLGVLPWSPLGRGVLTGKYRNGTPSDSRGASPHFANFVGNYLDERGRSIVEAVCRAAEGLGWSPLEVALVWVRDRPGVTAPIVGARTASQLSGALGAEELVLPTEIVDALDDVSGE
- a CDS encoding DUF5703 family protein, with protein sequence MSRAHRRPPTTRGVEWEFQKVTFSREFPRGVVTKLLGERAEHGGWELDRVRIGPDGTRRVVLRRKIIRQRLTLSM
- a CDS encoding M20/M25/M40 family metallo-hydrolase; this translates as MTTPEGTTQSAPDPAGEVVDICHRLIRMDTSNYGDAEGPGERQAAEYVAGLLDEVGISAKLHERDKGRTSLVARWGSGDGAPLLLHGHLDVVPAAAEDWQVHPFSGEVRDGYVWGRGAVDMKDFDAMLLSVVRARARAGRVPDRPIVLAFTADEEAGGHNGAEALIEDLADELADCTEAVGEVGGFSTTVRGKRVYLIEAAEKGMAWMKLTARGRAGHGSMINRDNAVTELAGAVARIGAYQWPVRLTPTMEVLLASVASLAGTTATPENAEALIEEFGDASRMLGAVIRNTANPTQLDAGYKVNVIPTEASAHVDGRFLPGYEDEFFATLAELCGENISIDFLSHQPPWETPYDGSLVDAMTRSIIAEDPDAIVAPYTMSGGTDAKHFNKLGMRSYGFAPLRLPSDLDFTALFHGVDERVPVDALEFGARVFDRFLDDV